One window from the genome of Microbulbifer pacificus encodes:
- the glmU gene encoding bifunctional UDP-N-acetylglucosamine diphosphorylase/glucosamine-1-phosphate N-acetyltransferase GlmU, protein MTIDVVILAAGKGTRMRSDLPKVLHPIGGVPMLGRVIDAAQALGGALGDIEITVVIGHGAERVRERFADRGVKFVEQTEQLGTGHAVAQAIPNFRRGATVLVLYGDVPLIKTSTLQTLLNASENGPALLSVVMGDPSGYGRIVRDAAGQVQAIVEQKDADAETLKIDEINTGILAAPADLLAQWLPELSNNNAQGEYYLTDVIARSVREKIAVTGVIAEDPVEVAGINSRAQQAELERALQRNNADTLMDAGVTLLDPTRIDVRGSLVCGADVTIDINCIFEGDVSLGDGVVVGPNCLLKNCRLASGTVVEANSIIEDASVGEACTIGPFARLRPGTELANGAKVGNFVETKKAKIGLGSKVNHLSYIGDAEVGEDVNIGAGTITCNYDGVNKSKTIIGDRAFIGSNSALVAPVEIGAGATVGAGSTITREVSADELAVARGKQRNISGWQRPTKRT, encoded by the coding sequence ATGACCATCGATGTTGTCATCCTCGCTGCCGGCAAAGGCACCCGCATGCGCTCTGACCTGCCCAAAGTTCTGCACCCCATCGGCGGTGTGCCCATGTTGGGGCGGGTGATCGATGCGGCCCAAGCCCTGGGCGGGGCATTGGGCGATATTGAAATCACTGTGGTTATCGGTCACGGGGCGGAACGGGTGCGTGAGCGCTTTGCCGACCGCGGGGTGAAATTCGTCGAGCAGACCGAACAGCTGGGTACCGGCCACGCTGTCGCTCAGGCCATCCCCAATTTCCGCAGGGGCGCCACGGTACTGGTGCTTTACGGCGACGTACCCCTGATCAAAACCTCCACCCTGCAAACACTGCTGAACGCCTCCGAGAACGGTCCCGCGCTGCTGTCGGTGGTGATGGGGGATCCCAGTGGCTATGGCCGCATCGTGCGCGACGCGGCCGGTCAGGTGCAGGCCATTGTGGAACAGAAAGATGCCGACGCGGAGACCCTCAAGATCGACGAGATCAACACCGGCATTCTCGCCGCACCCGCCGATCTGCTGGCGCAGTGGCTGCCGGAACTCTCCAACAACAACGCCCAGGGTGAGTACTACCTTACCGACGTGATCGCGCGCTCCGTGCGCGAGAAGATTGCCGTTACCGGTGTGATTGCCGAAGATCCGGTGGAAGTCGCCGGTATTAACAGCCGCGCCCAGCAGGCGGAGCTGGAGCGTGCGCTGCAGCGCAATAACGCCGACACTCTGATGGACGCCGGCGTCACCCTTCTGGATCCGACCCGTATTGACGTGCGCGGCTCGCTAGTCTGTGGCGCCGATGTCACCATCGATATCAACTGCATTTTTGAGGGGGACGTATCTCTCGGCGACGGTGTTGTCGTTGGCCCCAACTGTCTGCTGAAAAACTGCCGGCTGGCGTCGGGTACTGTGGTGGAAGCCAACTCGATCATCGAGGATGCCAGCGTCGGCGAAGCCTGCACCATAGGCCCCTTTGCCCGTCTGCGCCCAGGCACGGAGCTCGCCAATGGTGCCAAGGTGGGTAACTTTGTCGAAACCAAAAAGGCAAAAATCGGCCTCGGCAGCAAGGTGAATCACCTGTCCTACATCGGTGATGCGGAGGTGGGCGAAGACGTGAACATCGGCGCCGGCACCATCACCTGCAATTACGACGGCGTAAACAAATCCAAAACCATCATCGGCGACCGCGCCTTTATCGGCTCCAACTCCGCGCTGGTGGCACCCGTGGAGATTGGTGCCGGCGCAACCGTTGGGGCCGGCTCCACGATTACCCGAGAAGTGAGTGCTGACGAACTGGCTGTGGCCCGTGGCAAGCAGCGAAATATCTCAGGTTGGCAGCGGCCGACCAAGAGGACTTGA
- a CDS encoding dihydrolipoamide acetyltransferase family protein, whose protein sequence is MKIFRLPDLGEGLPDATIREWLVREGDSVATDQALVTVETAKALVEVPSPYSGTVEKRFAAEGETLQTGQPLIGFLPSANEAAAGVSVPPADSGTVVGKIESGGEALAREQRPVFNRPRCATPVVRALARQLGVDLSRLHPSGSRFSEAEVRAAAASPPPARDVEPAARPESAPACSTAGEPVRRAMALAMGRSRDEVCPMTLCDEADISHWGKSTPATVMLVRAIAAAVRESPNVNAHFQQENLRPQLSVNIGLAVDAPRGLFVPVLRDVDAQSDEQLLEVIRRFKQQAQQGAIPRNDLQGATIHLSNFGSLGGRFATPVVVPPLVCIVGAGRSHKAVLPHKGKARVRKLLPLSITADHRAVTGGELARFLKALKDHLES, encoded by the coding sequence GTGAAAATCTTCAGACTGCCGGATCTCGGTGAGGGACTACCGGATGCCACTATCCGCGAGTGGCTGGTACGGGAGGGTGACAGCGTCGCGACAGACCAGGCGCTGGTCACCGTGGAGACCGCGAAAGCACTGGTAGAGGTACCATCTCCCTATTCCGGCACCGTGGAAAAACGGTTTGCCGCCGAGGGGGAAACCCTGCAGACCGGCCAGCCGCTGATCGGCTTTCTGCCGTCGGCAAATGAGGCCGCCGCCGGGGTTTCCGTCCCTCCCGCCGATTCCGGTACCGTGGTCGGCAAAATCGAATCCGGCGGCGAAGCACTCGCGCGCGAACAGCGTCCGGTTTTCAATCGCCCCCGCTGCGCCACCCCCGTCGTGCGCGCGCTGGCGCGGCAACTGGGCGTGGATCTTTCCAGATTGCATCCCAGCGGGTCCCGCTTCAGCGAAGCGGAAGTGCGCGCCGCTGCCGCGAGCCCGCCCCCGGCGAGGGACGTAGAACCGGCAGCCCGTCCAGAATCGGCGCCAGCATGTTCGACGGCCGGCGAACCGGTTCGTCGCGCCATGGCGCTGGCCATGGGTCGCAGCCGCGACGAAGTCTGCCCCATGACCCTGTGTGACGAGGCGGACATCAGCCACTGGGGAAAATCCACCCCGGCCACGGTGATGCTGGTGCGCGCCATTGCCGCCGCCGTGCGGGAATCCCCCAATGTGAACGCCCACTTCCAGCAGGAAAATCTGCGGCCACAGCTTTCGGTGAACATCGGTCTCGCGGTCGACGCCCCCAGGGGACTGTTTGTGCCGGTACTAAGGGATGTGGACGCGCAGAGTGACGAGCAGTTGCTGGAGGTGATTCGGCGTTTCAAACAGCAGGCACAACAGGGCGCCATTCCCCGGAACGACCTGCAGGGTGCCACCATCCATCTATCCAATTTCGGCAGCCTGGGCGGGCGCTTCGCCACCCCGGTGGTGGTGCCGCCACTGGTGTGTATTGTCGGCGCCGGTCGCAGTCACAAGGCCGTGCTGCCGCACAAAGGCAAGGCCCGGGTGCGCAAACTGCTGCCGCTTTCCATCACCGCCGACCACCGCGCCGTTACCGGCGGCGAACTGGCCAGGTTCCTGAAGGCCCTGAAAGACCACCTGGAGTCCTGA
- the glmS gene encoding glutamine--fructose-6-phosphate transaminase (isomerizing), whose amino-acid sequence MCGIVGALAQRNVTGILLEGLRRLEYRGYDSAGVCLVNGDGRLQLRKTQGKVADLESALDDSPTAGQLGIAHTRWATHGVPSDKNSHPHASGNFALVHNGIIENYQELRDQLIAKGYEFQSETDTEVVVHLIHDLAKDNRDLLQAVSAASKQLHGAYALGVVCSTEPERLVCARLGSPLVIGVGYDENFIASDPMALQQVTDRFIFLEEGDIAEVTRDSIAVWDKTGEEVSRPVNKLQGGHDAADKGRYRHYMQKEIFEQPKVVEATMAGRIGEHSVLSQALGTAANEILPQVKQVQIVACGTSYHAGLVARYWIEDWAGVPCSVEVASEIRYRKTAVRPGTLFVTISQSGETADTLAALRQAKELGYLASMTICNVPNSSLVRESELHLMTEAGPEIGVASTKAFTTQLVALQIFCIALAKANGMSSEREAELVSALHQLPKLMEKFTGLDALVKATSEAFSEKNHALFLGRGVEFPIALEGALKLKEISYIHAEAYPAGELKHGPLALVDADMPVIVVAPNDELLEKLKSNLQEVRARGGELFVFASPQAGFKSESGVTVVEVPDAPESLSPILYTVPLQLLSYHVALLKGTDVDQPRNLAKSVTVE is encoded by the coding sequence ATGTGTGGAATCGTAGGAGCCCTCGCCCAACGCAACGTCACCGGAATACTGCTGGAAGGCCTGCGCCGACTGGAATACCGCGGCTATGATTCCGCCGGGGTGTGCCTAGTCAACGGCGACGGCAGGCTGCAGCTGCGCAAAACCCAGGGCAAGGTTGCGGACCTGGAATCGGCACTGGACGATAGCCCCACCGCCGGCCAGCTCGGCATCGCCCACACCCGCTGGGCCACCCACGGCGTGCCCTCGGACAAAAACTCCCACCCGCACGCCTCCGGCAACTTCGCCCTGGTACACAACGGCATCATCGAAAACTACCAGGAGCTGCGCGACCAGCTCATCGCCAAGGGCTATGAATTCCAGTCCGAAACCGATACCGAAGTCGTCGTCCACCTGATCCACGACCTCGCCAAAGACAACCGCGACCTGCTGCAGGCCGTCTCCGCCGCCAGCAAACAACTCCATGGCGCCTACGCCCTCGGCGTCGTCTGCTCCACCGAACCCGAGCGTCTTGTCTGTGCGCGCCTCGGCAGCCCCCTGGTGATCGGTGTCGGCTATGACGAAAACTTCATCGCCTCCGATCCCATGGCCCTGCAACAGGTCACCGACCGTTTCATCTTTCTGGAAGAAGGCGACATCGCCGAAGTCACCCGCGACAGCATCGCCGTATGGGATAAAACCGGCGAGGAGGTCAGCCGCCCGGTCAACAAACTGCAGGGCGGCCACGACGCCGCCGACAAGGGCCGCTACCGCCACTATATGCAGAAAGAAATTTTCGAGCAGCCCAAAGTGGTGGAAGCCACCATGGCCGGTCGCATTGGTGAGCACTCCGTGCTGTCGCAGGCACTTGGCACCGCCGCCAATGAAATTCTTCCGCAGGTAAAACAGGTGCAGATCGTCGCCTGTGGTACCAGCTATCACGCCGGTCTCGTCGCGCGCTACTGGATCGAAGACTGGGCCGGCGTACCCTGCTCCGTGGAAGTCGCCAGCGAAATCCGCTACCGCAAAACCGCGGTGCGCCCGGGCACCCTGTTTGTCACCATCTCCCAGTCCGGCGAAACCGCCGACACCCTCGCCGCGCTGCGTCAGGCCAAGGAACTCGGCTATCTCGCCTCCATGACCATCTGCAACGTACCCAACAGTTCCCTGGTGCGAGAATCCGAACTGCACCTGATGACCGAAGCCGGCCCGGAAATTGGTGTCGCCTCCACCAAGGCCTTCACCACCCAGCTGGTCGCACTGCAGATATTCTGTATCGCACTCGCCAAGGCCAACGGCATGAGCAGCGAGCGCGAGGCGGAACTCGTCAGCGCCCTGCACCAGCTGCCGAAGCTGATGGAAAAATTCACCGGTCTCGATGCGCTGGTAAAAGCTACCAGTGAAGCCTTTTCAGAAAAAAATCACGCGCTGTTCCTGGGGCGTGGGGTGGAATTTCCGATCGCGCTTGAGGGCGCGTTAAAGCTGAAAGAAATTTCCTACATTCACGCCGAAGCCTACCCCGCCGGCGAACTGAAGCACGGCCCGCTGGCGCTGGTGGACGCGGATATGCCGGTCATCGTCGTCGCGCCGAATGACGAGCTGCTGGAAAAGCTGAAATCCAATCTGCAGGAAGTGCGCGCCCGCGGTGGGGAATTGTTTGTATTCGCCAGCCCTCAGGCGGGGTTCAAAAGCGAGTCGGGGGTGACGGTGGTGGAAGTGCCGGATGCACCGGAGAGCCTGTCGCCGATTCTGTATACCGTGCCGTTGCAGTTGTTGAGTTACCACGTGGCACTGCTGAAAGGCACGGATGTGGACCAGCCGAGAAATTTGGCCAAGTCGGTAACGGTAGAGTAA
- a CDS encoding cation diffusion facilitator family transporter gives MEARGLVLSILGCLSMAILGFAFAHWTGSEAIFLDGVFSLVSFVMSLVMLVVSRIIRRDADRHFPFGYASFEPAFNVLQSMVILGVMLMALSSAVAALYQGGRTLDAGRAVVYASIASVGCLVVYLVLRRIAKRTNSSLIEVDAFAWMMDGVLSAVVLCAFTLVWLFGDALGGWLPFVDSWMVIAMVAVMLPVPVRILYRNLMEVLLAAPPIDIQRDIRRAFRDAMVDIPGENWSLSISKTGRSVYLHARILLDREHHNAGIVQVDEWRELLTERMADFVAEQAFDVVFTTDASYIG, from the coding sequence ATGGAGGCACGGGGGCTTGTACTTTCCATCCTGGGTTGCCTGAGTATGGCGATTCTGGGCTTTGCGTTTGCCCACTGGACGGGTTCCGAAGCCATTTTTCTGGACGGGGTTTTTTCCCTGGTGAGTTTCGTCATGTCGCTGGTGATGCTGGTGGTGTCGAGAATCATCCGGCGCGACGCCGATCGCCACTTTCCCTTTGGTTACGCCAGTTTCGAGCCGGCGTTCAATGTTCTGCAGAGCATGGTCATACTCGGCGTCATGCTGATGGCGCTGTCTTCCGCGGTAGCGGCACTGTATCAGGGTGGCCGCACCCTGGATGCCGGCCGGGCGGTGGTCTACGCCTCCATCGCCAGCGTCGGTTGTCTGGTGGTGTATCTGGTGTTGCGGCGCATTGCAAAACGCACCAACTCCAGCCTGATCGAGGTGGATGCCTTTGCCTGGATGATGGACGGGGTGCTCAGCGCGGTGGTGCTCTGCGCCTTCACCCTGGTGTGGCTGTTTGGCGACGCACTGGGCGGGTGGCTGCCGTTTGTGGACTCGTGGATGGTAATCGCCATGGTGGCGGTCATGTTGCCGGTGCCGGTGAGAATCCTTTACCGCAACCTGATGGAGGTGCTGTTGGCGGCGCCGCCCATCGATATCCAGCGCGACATCCGCCGCGCCTTTCGCGATGCCATGGTCGACATTCCCGGTGAAAACTGGTCCCTCAGTATCAGTAAAACCGGCCGCTCCGTGTACCTGCACGCCCGGATTCTGCTGGACAGAGAGCACCATAACGCGGGCATTGTGCAGGTGGACGAGTGGCGTGAACTGCTCACGGAGCGCATGGCGGACTTTGTGGCGGAACAGGCATTCGATGTGGTGTTCACCACGGACGCTTCCTATATCGGCTGA
- a CDS encoding alpha-ketoacid dehydrogenase subunit beta, which produces MADEVNAITLVEAVTQALAYALENDPEVVLFGQDIGANGGVFRATDGLQKRFGPARVLDTPLAENMISGIAVGMATQGLRPIAEFQFMGFIYPGLDHILSHAARMRNRTRGRLSCPIVYRAPYGGGIHAPEHHSESTEAIFAHIPGLRVVVPSSPARAYGLLLAAIRDPDPVLFLEPKRIYRAAKQPVPDDGEALPLDRAFVLREGSDLTLIAWGASVKEALAAAELLSTEGVEAEVIDPATLKPLDIHSIIDSLEKTRRCVVVHEAARFGGLGAEITAQIQEYAFDLLEAPVQRVTGYDTVMPYYQLENVYLPGVERILSGARAALGYARGGQR; this is translated from the coding sequence ATGGCGGACGAAGTAAATGCCATCACCCTGGTGGAAGCAGTCACCCAGGCGCTGGCCTATGCGCTGGAAAACGACCCCGAAGTGGTGCTCTTTGGACAGGATATCGGTGCGAATGGGGGCGTATTCCGCGCAACCGACGGACTGCAGAAGCGCTTCGGACCCGCACGGGTGCTGGATACGCCACTGGCGGAGAACATGATTTCGGGCATTGCCGTGGGCATGGCCACGCAGGGCCTGCGCCCCATCGCCGAATTCCAGTTTATGGGATTCATCTATCCCGGTCTCGACCACATCCTCAGCCACGCCGCGCGCATGCGCAATCGCACCCGCGGGCGCCTCAGCTGTCCCATTGTCTACCGCGCCCCCTACGGTGGGGGCATCCACGCCCCGGAACACCACAGTGAAAGCACCGAGGCGATATTTGCGCATATTCCCGGCCTGCGGGTGGTGGTGCCCTCCTCCCCTGCGCGCGCGTATGGCCTTCTGCTGGCGGCCATCCGCGACCCGGACCCAGTGCTGTTTCTCGAACCCAAGCGCATATATCGCGCCGCCAAACAGCCGGTGCCGGACGACGGCGAGGCGCTGCCACTGGACCGTGCCTTTGTGCTGCGCGAGGGCAGTGACCTCACCCTGATCGCCTGGGGCGCCAGTGTGAAGGAGGCGCTCGCCGCCGCCGAGCTGTTATCCACAGAGGGCGTCGAGGCGGAAGTTATCGATCCCGCCACTCTCAAACCGCTGGACATCCACAGCATTATCGACTCGCTGGAAAAGACCCGCCGCTGTGTGGTGGTGCACGAGGCGGCGCGCTTTGGCGGACTCGGCGCCGAGATTACCGCGCAGATCCAGGAGTACGCTTTCGACCTGCTGGAGGCACCGGTGCAGCGGGTCACCGGCTACGACACCGTCATGCCCTATTACCAGCTGGAAAATGTATATCTGCCTGGCGTGGAGCGCATACTCAGCGGCGCGCGCGCGGCACTCGGTTATGCGCGGGGTGGGCAGCGGTGA
- the pdhA gene encoding pyruvate dehydrogenase (acetyl-transferring) E1 component subunit alpha has translation MHKPRLQLQASFDIAWLQYLDQQGRATQALPEFASPDWLTHCYSQMQLARQVDDRAVKLQRTGRLGTYPSSLGQEAIGVAVGNALMPEDIYCPYYRETGAFLERGVLIEEILANWGGDERGQNYQHAPKDLPICIPIATQALHAAGVAFALKYRHQQQGIPQQVAVTTSGDGASSKGDFYEAMNLAGVWKLPLVFVVNNNQWAISVPRTAQTATQTIAQKAIAAGIPALQVDGNDVIAVAWAVRDAIARARAGEGPALIEALSYRLCDHTTADDAGRYRSEKELDEAWQREPVRRLDRYLRSEGLWSDARQQDLDRELAQVMETALNNWESRAPEPATAIFDHLYAQLPEGLYEQYDQLRDEQARGAQS, from the coding sequence ATGCACAAACCTCGCCTGCAACTACAGGCCTCGTTCGATATCGCCTGGCTGCAGTACCTGGATCAGCAGGGCCGCGCTACTCAGGCATTGCCGGAATTTGCCAGTCCCGACTGGCTCACCCACTGCTATAGCCAGATGCAGCTGGCGCGGCAGGTGGATGATCGCGCGGTAAAACTGCAGCGCACCGGTCGTCTCGGCACCTATCCTTCAAGCCTCGGCCAGGAAGCCATCGGCGTCGCTGTAGGCAATGCGTTGATGCCCGAAGATATCTACTGTCCCTACTACCGCGAAACCGGCGCCTTTCTGGAGCGCGGCGTGCTGATCGAGGAAATCCTCGCCAACTGGGGCGGCGATGAACGCGGGCAGAACTACCAGCACGCGCCCAAAGACCTGCCCATCTGCATCCCCATCGCCACCCAGGCATTGCATGCCGCCGGTGTCGCCTTCGCGCTCAAATACCGCCATCAGCAACAGGGCATACCGCAGCAGGTAGCTGTTACTACCTCCGGCGACGGGGCCTCGTCGAAGGGGGACTTTTATGAGGCCATGAACCTCGCCGGGGTGTGGAAGCTGCCGCTGGTGTTTGTGGTAAACAACAACCAGTGGGCGATTTCCGTACCGAGAACGGCGCAGACCGCCACCCAGACCATCGCCCAGAAGGCCATCGCCGCAGGTATTCCCGCGCTGCAGGTGGATGGCAACGATGTAATTGCCGTGGCCTGGGCGGTGCGCGACGCCATCGCTCGTGCCAGAGCGGGCGAGGGGCCCGCATTGATCGAGGCCCTCTCCTACCGCCTGTGCGATCACACCACCGCCGACGACGCCGGCCGCTACCGCAGTGAGAAAGAGCTGGATGAAGCCTGGCAGCGGGAGCCGGTTCGGCGTCTGGACAGGTATCTCCGTAGCGAAGGGTTGTGGAGTGATGCCAGGCAGCAGGATCTGGACCGGGAGCTGGCACAGGTGATGGAGACGGCGTTGAACAACTGGGAGTCCCGCGCGCCGGAGCCCGCCACCGCCATTTTCGACCACCTGTACGCGCAGCTGCCGGAAGGCTTGTACGAGCAGTACGACCAGCTGCGCGACGAGCAGGCTCGGGGAGCACAAAGCTAG
- a CDS encoding PQQ-binding-like beta-propeller repeat protein gives MWNLLSTGRKSAAWIGNSGISIALCLGASAESLAGEFTVFDNEVFARNAGIPVHEIREFQFNAPEEQYLLRVHNGVDGAPVENASRILLNGQVVVSVTDLQQSSPLIEKPVTLAINNTLIIEINDFENRGLSIEIVGYDEVPPEISGTVDFPPNENGWYSSSPTITYTCSDDLSGIESCSQPVLVETEGADQEIIGTAVDRAGNTAEYETLISLDRSAPELQSTLVPPANASGWNDSDVLVQFACADALSGISECPEAVSLTSEGDNHVVSVQAVDLAGNSTFVETQVRIDKTPPQIISQLSAAPGTSGWYREPVTVSYQCSDDLSGVASCPEAVTVTGEGEGVEVLATVYDVAGNSAEAREIINLDTTAPEISFISPHSGALLADAQPVMQLLLSDNIQVDGESLVITANGENTAECTIAGNIATCGFPQPLPIDTEVVISASINDSAGNSAQVSLVTGIDTDKDEVADYLDHCPQTTTSQSVDENGCALNQLDSDDDGISDAEEIASGSNPEDETSFPPVLIEAFSASPTVMDHKEQQVELRWQVKGASTVSIGNDLQEEVETNLASEGTLAVNPKITTRYTLVATGPGGESSQELTITLDLPPPPPMWTAPDIPVQEKIATSLAVAEDGSAYVGAFDGNFYKVNSSGQVEWKLENAGVVMGKAVIAGDKIIVGSNFSNGSHPEGLGRAFSLRSDKTVVWNFDTQGAVVAGPVLNIDKTTAYIATYYGHIYALNAQTGELYWDYQLPNNQKVVSSPALVQQKLIVHTEQNNIYALDVSLSTNENRIIWEKLLE, from the coding sequence ATGTGGAATTTGTTATCCACGGGAAGAAAGTCCGCGGCATGGATTGGTAACTCCGGCATTTCCATTGCGCTGTGTCTGGGTGCTTCCGCGGAGTCTCTGGCTGGCGAGTTCACGGTATTCGACAACGAGGTTTTTGCCCGAAATGCGGGAATCCCGGTGCATGAAATCCGCGAATTCCAGTTCAACGCCCCGGAAGAACAATATTTACTGCGGGTCCACAATGGCGTAGACGGGGCTCCGGTAGAGAATGCCAGCCGAATACTGCTGAACGGGCAGGTTGTAGTATCCGTTACTGATCTTCAGCAATCCTCCCCCCTGATTGAAAAGCCCGTCACCCTCGCCATCAACAATACGCTGATTATCGAAATCAATGACTTCGAGAACCGCGGCCTGAGCATTGAGATTGTTGGTTACGACGAAGTCCCCCCCGAAATTTCCGGAACCGTTGATTTCCCCCCTAATGAAAACGGCTGGTACAGCAGTAGTCCCACCATCACTTATACGTGTAGTGATGATCTGAGTGGTATCGAGAGTTGCAGTCAACCGGTACTGGTTGAGACAGAAGGCGCCGACCAGGAAATTATCGGTACGGCGGTGGATCGGGCCGGGAATACCGCGGAATACGAAACGCTGATCAGTCTCGACAGGTCCGCGCCCGAGCTGCAATCGACGTTGGTCCCACCGGCAAATGCAAGCGGCTGGAATGACAGCGATGTCTTGGTCCAGTTTGCGTGTGCTGATGCACTCAGTGGCATTTCCGAGTGCCCTGAAGCGGTTTCACTTACGAGCGAAGGTGACAATCACGTCGTGAGCGTACAGGCAGTCGATCTGGCCGGAAATAGCACTTTCGTGGAAACCCAGGTCCGCATCGATAAAACGCCTCCGCAAATTATTTCTCAATTGTCGGCAGCCCCCGGCACTTCGGGCTGGTACCGGGAACCGGTGACCGTCAGTTATCAGTGCTCAGACGACCTGAGCGGGGTAGCCAGCTGCCCGGAAGCCGTCACCGTAACCGGCGAGGGTGAAGGGGTCGAAGTGTTGGCCACCGTTTACGATGTCGCGGGTAACAGTGCGGAAGCCCGGGAGATCATCAACTTGGATACCACAGCACCCGAGATCAGTTTTATTTCGCCACACAGTGGCGCACTCCTAGCTGACGCTCAGCCTGTGATGCAGCTTCTTTTGTCCGACAATATTCAAGTCGACGGTGAATCTCTCGTCATTACCGCCAACGGCGAAAACACCGCTGAATGCACGATTGCTGGGAATATAGCAACCTGCGGCTTCCCGCAGCCGCTACCCATAGATACAGAAGTCGTTATCAGCGCGAGTATAAATGACAGCGCTGGCAACTCCGCTCAGGTATCCCTCGTTACCGGGATAGACACCGACAAAGATGAAGTGGCCGATTATCTGGATCACTGCCCACAGACCACCACCTCACAGAGCGTTGATGAAAACGGTTGTGCCCTGAATCAATTGGATAGCGACGATGACGGGATAAGCGATGCGGAAGAGATTGCCTCCGGCAGCAACCCGGAAGATGAAACCAGTTTTCCCCCCGTGCTGATCGAAGCCTTCTCGGCGTCTCCCACCGTGATGGATCACAAAGAGCAACAGGTAGAGTTGCGCTGGCAGGTAAAAGGAGCCAGTACCGTCTCGATTGGCAACGATCTACAGGAAGAGGTAGAGACGAATCTCGCCAGCGAGGGAACCCTCGCGGTAAATCCGAAAATCACCACCCGCTATACGCTCGTTGCCACAGGCCCCGGAGGTGAAAGCAGTCAGGAACTGACCATAACCCTGGATTTGCCACCGCCACCGCCAATGTGGACGGCGCCCGACATCCCCGTACAAGAAAAAATTGCCACCTCTCTCGCGGTAGCGGAGGACGGCAGTGCGTATGTGGGCGCCTTCGATGGCAATTTCTACAAGGTGAATTCCAGCGGTCAGGTGGAGTGGAAGCTGGAAAATGCCGGAGTAGTGATGGGTAAAGCTGTAATCGCTGGGGACAAAATTATTGTCGGCTCGAATTTTTCTAATGGCAGTCACCCCGAAGGTCTAGGTAGAGCTTTTTCCCTGAGATCTGATAAAACGGTTGTGTGGAACTTTGATACCCAAGGTGCTGTGGTTGCCGGCCCTGTTCTCAATATTGATAAAACCACGGCATATATTGCTACATATTATGGTCACATTTACGCGCTAAATGCACAGACGGGTGAACTGTATTGGGATTACCAGCTACCGAACAACCAAAAGGTAGTCTCCTCTCCTGCATTAGTACAGCAGAAACTGATCGTTCATACAGAGCAAAATAATATCTATGCTTTGGATGTCAGTTTGTCAACTAATGAAAACCGAATTATTTGGGAAAAATTGCTAGAATAA
- a CDS encoding DeoR/GlpR family DNA-binding transcription regulator, translated as MSKRNTQQRRHQILNQINDAGEASVEELARQFETSEVTIRKDLAAMEDSGLLLRRHGGAIPLPRELVVEDPLSQTKRAIGRAAAELIRDHNRIVIDYGRTTTGLIPELDKKRGLVVMTNSLHVANQLRELENEPTLLMTGGTWDPHFEAFQGQVAEQVLRGYDFDQAFIGADGIDLERGTCTFNEQIGLSRVMAEVAREVIVMAESSKVGRRIPNLELSWEMFGTLVTDSGIEDKVCTQLENRGLRVICAEVN; from the coding sequence ATGTCAAAGCGCAACACTCAACAGCGACGCCATCAGATACTGAACCAGATCAACGACGCCGGTGAGGCCAGTGTCGAAGAACTTGCGCGCCAGTTCGAAACCTCCGAAGTTACGATCCGAAAGGATCTGGCGGCCATGGAGGACAGCGGTCTGCTGCTGCGCCGCCACGGCGGCGCGATCCCCCTGCCGCGGGAACTGGTGGTCGAAGATCCCCTGTCCCAGACCAAGCGCGCCATCGGCCGCGCCGCCGCCGAACTTATCCGCGACCACAACCGCATTGTCATCGACTACGGCCGCACCACCACGGGCCTGATTCCCGAACTCGACAAAAAGCGCGGTCTCGTCGTCATGACCAACTCCCTGCACGTCGCCAACCAACTGCGCGAGCTGGAAAACGAACCCACCCTGCTCATGACCGGCGGCACCTGGGACCCGCACTTCGAAGCCTTCCAGGGTCAGGTCGCCGAACAGGTACTGCGCGGCTACGACTTCGACCAGGCCTTCATCGGTGCCGACGGCATCGACCTCGAGCGCGGCACCTGCACCTTCAACGAACAGATCGGCTTGTCGAGGGTCATGGCCGAAGTCGCCCGCGAAGTGATCGTCATGGCGGAGTCCAGCAAGGTGGGACGAAGAATCCCCAATCTGGAATTGAGCTGGGAAATGTTCGGCACTTTAGTGACCGATAGCGGCATCGAAGACAAGGTTTGTACACAGCTGGAAAACAGGGGCCTGCGGGTCATCTGTGCCGAAGTTAATTAA